The Streptomyces durmitorensis genome contains the following window.
GGTGTGGCGCGACGAGGAAAACGACTCAACGAGGGCTCCTCACGTACCGCGATGGTCAGTTGCTGCCCATGGTGCGGTCTGAGGAGCCCTCGCGCTGTGATCTGAACGGGTGGTTCAGTGAGTGGTCCACCCGGGTTGGTGGATGGTCAGGACGCCAGCGGTGCCGTCGACGTCCCCTTCTCATGACTCGCCGTGTGCCGAGCGTCCTTCCTGGAGCTTGCGCAGCAGCTCGCGCTTCTGCGCCTGCGGGCTGAGCCCGCCGCCGACCTGGCCGCCGCGGCCCCCGCCGCGCATGGCCTTGCGGGAGAGGTTGGTGCGCGTACCGCCCACGCCCAGCATGTTTCCTGCTCCGCCTCGTGACATGTGCGTACCTCCGGATCGAGAGTTCCCGGCGAGACGTCTCGTCTCGCGTTCTCGATTACTGTGAACGAGACGGTTCGTCTTGTCAAGGGTTCATGAGACGGTACGTCTCGGCTCGTTCGCTGCTACATTCGACGGCATGGTCCAGAAAACCGCCCCAGACTCCAAGCGCCGCAGCGAGCGTTCGCGCCGCGCGATCTATGACGCCGCCCTCGAACTCGTCTCCGAGGTCGGCTACGCCAAGCTCACGATCGAGGCCATCGCCTCCCGTGCGGGCGTGGGCAAGCAGACGATCTACCGCTGGTGGCCCTCGAAGGGCGCCGTCCTGCTCGACGCCTTCCTCGACCTCGGCCACCAGGCGAGCGAGGAGGCCAGCGCGGCGGCGGGCCACGAGATCGAGCGCGAGATCCCGGACTCCGGAGACCTGGAGGCCGACCTCAAGTACGTCGTGCGGGCCACCATCGACGAGCTCAAGAACCCCAAGTACGACGCCCCTTACCGGGCGCTGGCCGCCGAGGGCATGCTCAACGAGGAGATCGGCGCCGAGTACGTGGAGAAGCTCCTCGAACCCTCGCTCCAGCTCTACGTGAAGCGGCTGCGGAAAGCCCAGGAAGCCGGCCAGGTCGCCCCCGAAGTGGACCCCCGCATCGCCCTGGAGCTGTGGACGGGCCCGCTCGCCCAGCGCTGGCTGCAGCGCACGGGACCGCTCACGCACGAATACGGCGACAAGCTCGTCGAGTACGCACTCCACGGCATCGCCCCGCGCTGATCACGCGGGGTCGATCGGCCACCGCTCCCGCAGACCGACGGCGCCCACGCCCTTCGCCGCCTTCACCGGCGTCCGCGCGAGCAGCCCCGGTGTGTCCGTGATCACGCCGTTGACGCCGAGCCGCAGCGCCCGGTCGCGCTGACCCGGAGTCGTCACCGTGTGCGCCCACACCCGGGGGATCCCGGAGTCGACCGCGCGCAGCAGATCCACGTCACGCGCCCTGTGGTCCACGTCCAGGACGTCCACGAACCCGGCCCACCGCGCGGGACGGTCCGTGCGCATCTGCGCCTTGGAGCGCCACAGCTGCGCGAGCAGGCCCATCTGGTGGGCGCGCGATGCGACGCGGGGCTCGTTCGAGTTCACGAACACCGAGCGGGTCAGGCCCCGCGCGCGGATCAGCGAGCCGAGCGTCCGCAGGCTGCGCGGATCCTTCGCCTCCAGCATCAGCACGATCCGCCCGCCGAAGCGGTCGAGGACCTCGGCGACCGTCGGCGGCCGCTCGGAGCGCCAGGCGCCGGGCAGTCCCGGGCTCGGCCGCAGCCTGACCTGCCGCCACTGGCGCAGGGTGAGCGAGCGCACCGGGCCCTTGGAGGTCGTCGTGCGGTCCAGGGTCGCGTCGTGCAGGGCCACGAGCGTGCCGTCGCGCAGCATCCGCGTATCGACGTCGATGACCTGGGCCGTGCCGCGCGCGTAGGCCGCGACCAGGCCGGACATGCTGTTCTCCGGCACCTCCAGGGCGCCGCCCCGGTGCGCGGTGTACGTGATCCGGGGGAGGGCCTCCACCGTCAGGGGGCCGCCGCCGCCCCATTCGAGCGGGGTGAGGGGGCCGGCGGGGGGTGCGAGGGTCAGTGTGGTGAGGCTCATGAGCCCCGAGAGTCCCGAGAGCACAGTCCTTGTGACCATGGCGAACACGGTAGGGGGGTATATCCCCTGTTAGTACGCAATGACGCGCGATGTCACCCTGCGCCTTGCATCACCCCAGCTACCCCGGATGTGGGCTCTGGCCCCCCGAGGAGCAGGATGGTGCGACCATGGGACATGCTTCTCGGCACAAATGCGAGGTGAGGGGATAGATGGGCGCGGAGTTCGGCCGCCGGTCAGGCGGACAGAGCAGGATTTCCCAGTGGCTTCGCCGACGTCCCCGACCACAGGACACGGCAGGCGAGGAGGCGAGCCGCGAGG
Protein-coding sequences here:
- a CDS encoding DUF6243 family protein; the protein is MSRGGAGNMLGVGGTRTNLSRKAMRGGGRGGQVGGGLSPQAQKRELLRKLQEGRSAHGES
- a CDS encoding TetR/AcrR family transcriptional regulator, producing MVQKTAPDSKRRSERSRRAIYDAALELVSEVGYAKLTIEAIASRAGVGKQTIYRWWPSKGAVLLDAFLDLGHQASEEASAAAGHEIEREIPDSGDLEADLKYVVRATIDELKNPKYDAPYRALAAEGMLNEEIGAEYVEKLLEPSLQLYVKRLRKAQEAGQVAPEVDPRIALELWTGPLAQRWLQRTGPLTHEYGDKLVEYALHGIAPR
- a CDS encoding glycerophosphodiester phosphodiesterase, giving the protein MVTRTVLSGLSGLMSLTTLTLAPPAGPLTPLEWGGGGPLTVEALPRITYTAHRGGALEVPENSMSGLVAAYARGTAQVIDVDTRMLRDGTLVALHDATLDRTTTSKGPVRSLTLRQWRQVRLRPSPGLPGAWRSERPPTVAEVLDRFGGRIVLMLEAKDPRSLRTLGSLIRARGLTRSVFVNSNEPRVASRAHQMGLLAQLWRSKAQMRTDRPARWAGFVDVLDVDHRARDVDLLRAVDSGIPRVWAHTVTTPGQRDRALRLGVNGVITDTPGLLARTPVKAAKGVGAVGLRERWPIDPA